From one Solanum lycopersicum chromosome 12, SLM_r2.1 genomic stretch:
- the LOC101250381 gene encoding uncharacterized protein, with amino-acid sequence MANLTKLEFSALQSSGRNYLSWVLDAEIHLDAMGLGDTIKEENKVSNQNCAQAMIFLRHHLDEILKIEYLTVKDPLVLWKNLKERFDHLKMQQYREKGFKKYSELISHLLVAEQNNDLLLKNHENGPTGSEPLPEVYEAYAYHARREKGRGPNCGRECGRGLDYGQERNSIPGINHSSNKKEKTKDKKREATREGCFRCGGRVSSSYSETNFISENQVDITHLDVADFFAHPEGKIDHLIGNGSVNMEE; translated from the exons ATGGCCAATCTTACAAAACTAGAGTTCAGTGCCCTTCAAAGTTCGGGCAGGAACTACCTCTCATGGGTATTGGATGCTGAAATCCACCTTGATGCAATGGGTCTTGGAGACactataaaagaagaaaataaggtaTCAAATCAAAACTGTGCACAAGCAATGATATTCTTGCGTCATCATCTTGACGAGATTCTAAAAATCGAATATCTGACAGTTAAGGATCCACTTGTTTTGTGGAAAAATCTAAAAGAAAGATTTGACCACTTGAAGATG CAACAATATCGAGAGAAAGGTTTCAAAAAGTATTCTGAACTaatttctcatcttcttgtGGCCGagcaaaataatgatttattattgaaaaatcatgagaatggacctaCTGGATCTGAACCACTTCCTGAAGTGTATGAGGCGTACGCCTACCATGCTAGGCGTGAAAAAGGTCGCGGTCCTAATTGTGGTCGTGAATGTGGACGTGGTCTTGATTATGGTCAAGAACGTAATTCTATTCCTGGCATtaatcattcatcaaataaaaaggaaaaaacaaaggATAAGAAACGTGAAGCAACTAGGGAAGGTTGTTTTCGATGCGGTGGAAGAG tttcttcttcttattctgaGACAAATTTTAtctctgaaaatcaagttgacatCACGCACTTGGATGTAGCAGATTTCTTCGCACATCctgaaggaaaaatagatcaCTTAATTGGTAATGGTTCTGTGAACATGGAagagtga